The following coding sequences are from one Ammospiza nelsoni isolate bAmmNel1 chromosome 5, bAmmNel1.pri, whole genome shotgun sequence window:
- the DUSP6 gene encoding dual specificity protein phosphatase 6, with protein sequence MLDTFRPVPFASEMAISKSVAWLNEQLEMGNDRLLLMDCRPQELYESSHIESAINVAIPGIMLRRLQKGNLPLRSLVASSEEDRERFARRCGTDTVVLYDEHSRDWNENTGGESVLGLLLKRLKDEGCKAFYLEGGFSKFQAEFALHCETNLDSSCSSSSPPLPVLGLGGLRISSDSSSDIESDIDRDPNSATDSDGSPLSNNQPSFPVEILPYLYLGCAKDSTNLDVLEEFGIKYILNVTPNLPNLFENAGEFKYKQIPISDHWSQNLSQFFPEAISFIDEARGKNCGVLVHCLAGISRSVTVTVAYLMQKLNLSMNDAYDIVKMKKSNISPNFNFMGQLLDFERTLGLSSPCDNRVPNQQLYFTTPSNQNVFQVDSLQST encoded by the exons ATGCTAGATACGTTCAGACCCGTCCCTTTCGCGTCGGAAATGGCGATTAGTAAATCCGTGGCGTGGCTGAACgagcagctggagatgggcAACGACCGGCTACTGCTGATGGACTGTCGGCCGCAGGAGTTGTACGAGTCGTCCCACATCGAGTCGGCCATCAATGTGGCCATCCCCGGCATCATGCTGCGGCGCCTGCAGAAGGGCAACCTGCCCCTGCGCTCCCTCGTCGCCAGCAGCGAGGAGGACCGGGAGCGCTTCGCCCGCCGGTGCGGCACCGACACCGTAGTGCTGTACGACGAGCACAGCCGCGACTGGAACGAGAACACGGGCGGCGAGtccgtgctggggctgctcctcaagCGCCTCAAAGATGAAGGCTGCAAGGCATTTTATCTGGAAG GTGGTTTTAGCAAGTTCCAGGCCGAGTTCGCCTTGCACTGTGAAACTAACCTAGACAGTTCGTGTAGCAGCAGCTCTCCTCCTTTGCCAGTCCTGGGCTTGGGAGGCCTCCGAATCAGCTCCGATTCATCATCCGACATTGAATCTGACATTGACAGAGACCCCAATAGTGCCACCGACTCCGACGGCAGCCCTCTTTCCAACAACCAGCCTTCCTTTCCGGTGGAGATTTTACCCTACCTCTACTTAGGCTGTGCCAAGGACTCCACTAATTTGGATGTTTTAGAAGAGTTCGGCATTAAATACATCTTGAATGTTACTCCTAACTTGCCTAATCTCTTCGAAAACGCCGGTGAATTCAAGTACAAACAGATCCCGATCTCTGACCACTGGAGCCAAAATCTGTCTCAGTTCTTTCCTGAGGCCATCTCATTTATAG ATGAAGCACGGGGGAAGAACTGCGGCGTCCTGGTGCATTGCCTAGCAGGGATCAGCCGCTCGGTCACAGTGACGGTGGCCTACCTCATGCAGAAGCTGAACTTGTCCATGAATGATGCCTATGATATTGTCAAGATGAAGAAGTCCAACATTTCACCCAACTTCAACTTCATGGGTCAGCTGCTGGACTTTGAGCGGACTCTGGGACTGAGCAGCCCCTGTGACAACCGAGTGCCGAACCAGCAGCTGTACTTCACCACCCCTTCCAACCAGAACGTCTTCCAGGTGGATTCCTTGCAGTCCACGTGA